TGCAATAAGTTACTAGCTAAGTTACGTCCCTACGCAGAAACACTGGATGCTTGGGTAGAATCTAACCGTGAGGATGAATCGCGTTTGCTACGAGGACAGGCTTTGCGATATGCGCAAGCCTGGGCAGCAGGTAAGAGTTTAAGTGATGTAGATTACCAGTTTTTAGCAGCCAGTCAGGAATTAGAACAGCAATATGTGCAGAAGCGGCTGGAAGTAGAAGCAGAGGCAAAAAAGATTTTAGAAGTAGCAAACCACAAAGCTAAGCGACAGATTCAAATTGGTTCTGTGGTGTTAGGAGTAACTTTGGTAGGGGCGGTGATCTCAGGAGTACTTGCTGGATTAAATACTAAGAAATTGCAGCTAGCCCAGGAAGGAACACGGCTGGAACGGGCAGGAAACGCTGATATAGCGAGATTTGAATTTGATCGAGTGGGGGCTTTGTCCGCAGCACTCAAAGATGGACAGGATCTAAAACTACTAGTTGAAAAAAATAACCTGCAAAAATTACAACAATATCCTGCTGCAAGTCCAGTCCTTGCTTTACAGACAATCTTAAACAAAATGTGGCAACAGAAGTTGTTACTTCAGCATCAGGGTAGTTTCAACAATGCCAGTCTTAGTCCAAATGGGCAATATATTGTCACAACTTCATCAGATAATACTGCCCAAGTGTGGGATTTGTCGGGTCGACTAATTGCTAGCTTGCGAGGACATCAAGGCATTGTTTGGAAAGCCAATTTTAGCCCGGATGGAAAACGTATAGTGACAGCTTCCTTTGACAAAACTGCCAAGGTGTGGGACTTATCAGGGAAACTTCTTACTACCTTTAAGGGTCATACGGGTACTGTCTGGAGTGCTAACTTTAGTTCGGATGGGAAACGCATCATCACCACTTCATCAGACAAAACTGCTCGAATATGGGACTTAGCAGGAAAGCAACTCACTATATTCAAGGGTCATACAGGTATTGTCTGTAACGCTAGTTTTAGTTTAGATGGTCAAAGCATTATTACTGCTGGCTCTGATCAAACTATCCGAGAATGGGACTTGGAAGGGAAACAGCAAAACTCACTCAGTGGTGATCAGGGACTTGTTTGTAGTGCTAATTTTAGTCCTGATGGGCAAAAAATCCTTACTATCTTATCTCCGCAAACTGTTTTAGTATCAGAATTGTCAGGTTCAGTATCAGAATTGTCAGTAAAGCAAATAGCGATTCTCAGAGGACATGAAGGCACGATCTACAGTGCTAATTTTAGCCCGGATGGGCAGCACATTGTTACGACTGCATCAGATCATACTGCTAGAGTATGGGACTTAACAGGACGGGAAATTGCCATTTTACAAGGACATCAAGATAGTGTTTATAGCGGCAGTTTCAGTCCTGATGGACAAAGGATTCTTACTGCTTCGTCTGATGGTACTGTTCGGATGTGGTCGGGGCAACAATTTGTCAAACAAGAGACTCAAGATCCTAAACGCAAACAGCAGGAAATTTCTTCTTCTGATAGAAAACTCACTGTTACGCTTAACGATGACAAAACCACTTCGATATCAGATTTGTCAGGGAAAAAAATTGCTACTCTCAAAGGACATCTCGGCAAGGTTAATAATGCAACTTTAAGTCCTGATGGTCAAAAGATAGTTACTGCTTCTGATGACAACACTGCCCGCATATGGGATTTGTCTGGACAGGAAATTGCTACAATGTGGCATCAAGATAAAGTAAATAGTGCTAGTTTTAGCCCAGATGGTCAAAAGATAGTTACTGCTGCTGATGACAACACTGTCCGAATATGGGATTTGCTAGGACGAGAAATTGCTACACTGTGGTATCAAGATAGAGTCAAAAGTGCCAATTTTACCCAAGATGGTCAGAAGGTAGTTACTGCTTCTGATGATGATACAAAGAAGATTTGGGAAATAAAAAATTTAAAGCAGCTAATAGTACAGGGCTGTGATTGGTTACACAATTATTTAGCCTATACACCGAACTTGGGAGAAAGTTATAGTATTGACCCCCGTAAAGTGATTGATCGTGGGTTAGCTATTTCACAAGAGACTCGTAAAATCTGTGGTATTGCCTCAGCACCAGCACCTTCTACATCACCAGCTACTACTCCACCCTTTCCAACTCCTAGCAAACCAGTAATAGTGATTGATCCCGGACACGGTATTGTCCCGGACACAGGAAACAGTGGTTTTTTGCAAGAAGATGATTTAGTTTTAGCGATTAGCAAAAAGATAGCAGAAATTTTAGAGCGAAATGATATACAAGTTGTATTGACGCGAGATGCCAACAACATCAGTATCTCAGATGTAAATAGCGTATCACCAAGCTTGAGGTACAGAGTGAATATGGCAAAACAAGTTGACGCAAGTTTGTTTATCAGTGTTCATGCTAATGTGTTTAATGGAAAATACAAGGGGTTAGAAACTTTTTATGCCAGCGATCGCAACAAGCATTTGGCTGAAGTAGTCCACAATTATATTTTCCAAAGTGTTAATGACTGGTTCAATAGGGGAATCAAATCAGGTCAAGGTTTGTACGTCCTCAAAAACAATTCTGTGCCTGCAATTCTCATAGAAACAGGTTTTATTGATAATCCAGAAGATGCTGCTCGATTGAGAACCCCAGAGTATCAAGATAAAATGGCTGAAGCGATCGCTCAAGGTATCCTCAAGTATCTAGAAAAAAAGTAACCACTTCTCAAC
Above is a genomic segment from Fischerella sp. JS2 containing:
- a CDS encoding N-acetylmuramoyl-L-alanine amidase, with translation MTQYHYQVGGSLPQDAPTYVTRQADKDLYAGLKAGDFCYVLNSRQMGKSSLRVQVMRRLQSEGVACAVIDITSIGTADITLEQWYAGVIDTLIGSFNLYTTFDLETWWIENNLISPVQKLSKFLDTILLEAITTDIVIFIDEIDSILSLPFHTDDFFAVIRDCYNRRADKPVYNRLTFAILGVSTPSDLIQDKRRTPFNIGKAIDLTGFEPQETEPLARGFKDFCDPQAMMAAVLYWTGGQPFLTQKVCKLVLQAAQSLLEHKDQASEKCKEPHPYAAMSSLSAVPNPSNFVSCVVRQRVIENWEAQDEPEHLRTIRDRIMRSGEQRTGRLLGLCQQIVQSPDGIPADDSPEQTELRLTGLVVKRDGRLRIYNRIYAEVFQEEWCNKLLAKLRPYAETLDAWVESNREDESRLLRGQALRYAQAWAAGKSLSDVDYQFLAASQELEQQYVQKRLEVEAEAKKILEVANHKAKRQIQIGSVVLGVTLVGAVISGVLAGLNTKKLQLAQEGTRLERAGNADIARFEFDRVGALSAALKDGQDLKLLVEKNNLQKLQQYPAASPVLALQTILNKMWQQKLLLQHQGSFNNASLSPNGQYIVTTSSDNTAQVWDLSGRLIASLRGHQGIVWKANFSPDGKRIVTASFDKTAKVWDLSGKLLTTFKGHTGTVWSANFSSDGKRIITTSSDKTARIWDLAGKQLTIFKGHTGIVCNASFSLDGQSIITAGSDQTIREWDLEGKQQNSLSGDQGLVCSANFSPDGQKILTILSPQTVLVSELSGSVSELSVKQIAILRGHEGTIYSANFSPDGQHIVTTASDHTARVWDLTGREIAILQGHQDSVYSGSFSPDGQRILTASSDGTVRMWSGQQFVKQETQDPKRKQQEISSSDRKLTVTLNDDKTTSISDLSGKKIATLKGHLGKVNNATLSPDGQKIVTASDDNTARIWDLSGQEIATMWHQDKVNSASFSPDGQKIVTAADDNTVRIWDLLGREIATLWYQDRVKSANFTQDGQKVVTASDDDTKKIWEIKNLKQLIVQGCDWLHNYLAYTPNLGESYSIDPRKVIDRGLAISQETRKICGIASAPAPSTSPATTPPFPTPSKPVIVIDPGHGIVPDTGNSGFLQEDDLVLAISKKIAEILERNDIQVVLTRDANNISISDVNSVSPSLRYRVNMAKQVDASLFISVHANVFNGKYKGLETFYASDRNKHLAEVVHNYIFQSVNDWFNRGIKSGQGLYVLKNNSVPAILIETGFIDNPEDAARLRTPEYQDKMAEAIAQGILKYLEKK